The Rhizobium rhizogenes sequence TGATCGATGCCGCCGAGCGTAACCAATCCACGCTGATCGTGGCCTATACGCATGGGCAGCCGGCCCAGCCCACCACCTTCGGCCACTATCTTTCCGCCGCCATTGAGGTGCTGATCCGGGATATTGACCGCTTCGCGGAGGCACGCCGCATCGTCGATCTTTCGCCGATGGGCGCTGCCGCCATCACCACCTCGGGCTTCCCCATCGATCGGGCGCGGGTTGCCGAATTGCTGGGCTTCGCCGCACCCTTACGCAATTCCTATTCCTGCATCGCCGCCGTGGATTATACGACGGCAACCTATGGCGCGATCGAACTGATGTTCCTGCATCTCGGCCGGCTCATTCAGGATTTCCAGTTCTGGACGAGTTTTGAGGTCGGCCAGATCTACGTGCCGAATTCGCTGGTGCAGATTTCCTCGATCATGCCGCAGAAACGCAACCCGGTGCCGATTGAGCATCTGCGCCACCTCGCCAGCCAGACATTCGGCCGGGCGCGGACCGTGCTGGATGTGATGCACAACACGCCTTTCACCGACATGAATGACAGTGAGGGCGAGACGCAGGGCATGGGTTACGAGGCCTTCACTTCTGCCGGCCGGGTTCTCGATCTGCTCGCCAGCCTCGTTGGCCAGATCAGCATCGATCCTGAAAGGGTCGACCAGAACATCCGCCGATCCTGTATCACCATCACGGAACTGGCGGATTCGCTTGTCCGCATCGAAGACCTGTCGTTCCGCCAGGCGCATGAAATTGCCGCGACCGTCGCCAAAAGCGTCGTCGCCCTGAAGGGCGACCTGCCGAATGACGGTTACCAGCCGTTCCTCAAGGCGTTTCATGAACTGACAGGACGCGAGACCGGCATCGACGAGGAAAAGTTCGGACAGATCGTCTCGCCGGAACACTTCGTCGCGGTGCGCGCCCGTTTCGGCGGCCCGGCGCCTGAACCCATGCGGGAAGCGATTGCGGCGTACCGCGAAAGGCTGGGCGCTTTTGATGCGGAAGCACAGCGGTTCGCCGATCATGAAGCGGCGAAAGCCGCCGAACTGGCAGAGAAATTCACCGCCCTGACGGGAGCGCGATAATGGCGACAATCGAACTCAATCAACTCGTGAAGCGCTACGGCAAGGTCGAAGCGGTCAAAGGCATAGATCTCGCCATTGAAGACGGCGAGTTCGTCGTTTTTGTCGGCCCTTCCGGCTGCGGCAAATCCACCACGCTGCGCATGATCGCCGGGCTGGAGGAGATTTCCGATGGCACGCTGAAGATCGCCGGTAACGTCGTCAATGAGAAAGAACCGAAACAGCGCAACATCGCCATGGTCTTCCAGAACTATGCGATCTATCCGCATATGACGGTTCGCCAGAATATCGGTTTCGGACTTTACACATCGAAGCTCGACAAGACGGAAAAGAACCGCCGCATCGAAGAGGCCGGCCGGGTGCTGGGGCTTGAGGCCCTGCTCGACCGCCGCCCCGCAGCCCTGTCGGGCGGCCAGCGTCAGCGCGTCGCCATCGGCCGCGCCATGGTGCGCGATCCCGCGGCCTTCCTGTTCGATGAGCCGCTATCCAATCTCGACGCGCAGTTGAGATCGCAGATGCGCATTGAAATCAAGCGCTTGCACCAACGTCTTAAGACGACAACCGTCTACGTCACCCATGATCAGGTGGAAGCCATGACCATGGCGGACCGTATCGTGGTGATGAAGGACGGCCATATATTGCAGGTCGGCACGCCGACGGAACTTTACGAAACACCCGTCGATATCTTCACCGCCCGCTTCATCGGCAGCCCCTCGATGAACCTGCTGCGAGGGACCAAAACAACCAGCAGCGTTGCGCCATCCGCCAACGGTGAGCTTCTGATCGGCGTCCGGCCGCATGATCTGCTGGTCGGCGAGAACGGCGCTGCACAGGGAACGTTTACACTTGAGGGAACGGTAACGGCGGTCGAGCCGCTGGGGCCGGAGACGCTCGTGCATCTGGATACCGACACCACCTCGGTGATCGCCACGGCCCGGGGCAAATCCATTCCCGCCGTCGGCAGCCGGTTGCAATGCCAGGCGACAACAGGCGCGCTTTATCTTTTCGATGCGAAAACGGAAAAGCTTCTGGGCCGCGCATGATGACAACAGAAAAAACAGCCGTCATCAGCATCGGCCGGATCTATTGCGACCTCATTTTCACCGGGCTCGATGAATTGCCTGTGCTCGGCCGGGAACTGTTTGCCCGCGACATGGAAATTGCTGCCGGCGGCGGCGCCTTCATTGCCGCCGCACATTTTGCCCATATAGGCCGCCCGGTTGCGTTGCTGGCAAGGCTTGGCACCGATACGTTTTCGCGCGATATCGGTGAGAAAATGGCAAAAAGCGGCGTCGACCTGCAGTTTCTGGAACATGCAACAGATGCCGGACCGCAAGTCACGGTGGCGACGGTGGTCGGTCAGGACCGGGCATTTCTGACGCGCCGCGCCGGTGCCGCCCGGCCGTCAACGCTGGATGCCGCCTTTGCGTGGAGCAAGGCGAGACATCTGCACATCGCCGAATTCGCTACCCTGCACGAGATTCCCGATCTGGTCTCACGCGCCAAGGCGAGCGGATTGTCCGTTTCTCTCGATCCAAGCTGGGATGCAGCGCTGATCTACGACAAGGGCCTGCTCAGGGCCTGTGCGGGCGTCGACGTGTTTTTGCCCAATCTCGAAGAGGCCGAAGCGATCACTGGTCATTCTGACCCGGAAACCGCGATCCGCGCCCTGGCAGAGACGTTTCCCGTCGTGGCCTTGAAAGGCGGCGCGCAGGGCGCGTGGGTTTCCTCTCAGACGGGGCTGCAGCATGTGGCGGCCCAGAAAGTCCCGGTTATCGATACGACCGGCGCAGGCGATGCCTTTAATGCCGGTTTTCTGGATGCGTGGCTTCAGGGGCAGGACGAACAGCGATGCCTCAAAGCCGGGGTCGCTGCGGGCAGCCTTGCCGTGCAGGCGGCAGGCGGTGCACCGAGGGTGACCGCCGCCGCTTGAGGCATCCCGCCTGTTTTACTCGCCACGCGGAAAACGCTGGTTTTCCTCCAGCACGTTGAGGTCCATGTGGTTGCGCATATAGCGCTCCGAGGCTTTCTGCAGGGGCTGGTAATCCCACGGATAATAGGCGCCGTTGCGCAGCGCCTTGTAGACCACCCAGCGTCGCGCCTGGCTTTCGCGAACGGCGGCGTCGAACACCGGCAATTGCCAACGCCG is a genomic window containing:
- a CDS encoding carbohydrate kinase family protein, with protein sequence MMTTEKTAVISIGRIYCDLIFTGLDELPVLGRELFARDMEIAAGGGAFIAAAHFAHIGRPVALLARLGTDTFSRDIGEKMAKSGVDLQFLEHATDAGPQVTVATVVGQDRAFLTRRAGAARPSTLDAAFAWSKARHLHIAEFATLHEIPDLVSRAKASGLSVSLDPSWDAALIYDKGLLRACAGVDVFLPNLEEAEAITGHSDPETAIRALAETFPVVALKGGAQGAWVSSQTGLQHVAAQKVPVIDTTGAGDAFNAGFLDAWLQGQDEQRCLKAGVAAGSLAVQAAGGAPRVTAAA
- the argH gene encoding argininosuccinate lyase, whose product is MADINPRQLDSSKFPDPVYKETVLRPLFDGAKNHHVDGFRRIDRAHLVMLRETGILDAETAAKIAGALEDIDRTIEPSELVYTGEVEDFFFLIEKELKARIGVDVAGRLHTARSRNDIDHTLFKIGLKDKIDTLTAKARVLLKALIDAAERNQSTLIVAYTHGQPAQPTTFGHYLSAAIEVLIRDIDRFAEARRIVDLSPMGAAAITTSGFPIDRARVAELLGFAAPLRNSYSCIAAVDYTTATYGAIELMFLHLGRLIQDFQFWTSFEVGQIYVPNSLVQISSIMPQKRNPVPIEHLRHLASQTFGRARTVLDVMHNTPFTDMNDSEGETQGMGYEAFTSAGRVLDLLASLVGQISIDPERVDQNIRRSCITITELADSLVRIEDLSFRQAHEIAATVAKSVVALKGDLPNDGYQPFLKAFHELTGRETGIDEEKFGQIVSPEHFVAVRARFGGPAPEPMREAIAAYRERLGAFDAEAQRFADHEAAKAAELAEKFTALTGAR
- a CDS encoding ABC transporter ATP-binding protein yields the protein MATIELNQLVKRYGKVEAVKGIDLAIEDGEFVVFVGPSGCGKSTTLRMIAGLEEISDGTLKIAGNVVNEKEPKQRNIAMVFQNYAIYPHMTVRQNIGFGLYTSKLDKTEKNRRIEEAGRVLGLEALLDRRPAALSGGQRQRVAIGRAMVRDPAAFLFDEPLSNLDAQLRSQMRIEIKRLHQRLKTTTVYVTHDQVEAMTMADRIVVMKDGHILQVGTPTELYETPVDIFTARFIGSPSMNLLRGTKTTSSVAPSANGELLIGVRPHDLLVGENGAAQGTFTLEGTVTAVEPLGPETLVHLDTDTTSVIATARGKSIPAVGSRLQCQATTGALYLFDAKTEKLLGRA